One genomic region from Conexibacter woesei Iso977N encodes:
- a CDS encoding Na+/H+ antiporter: MRSAEILVGLLGAVTVLAGVARRVGVPSPIVLVVCGALVGLVPGLPGVTLDPDLTFFIFLPPLVYGAGFTASPRDLRLQARRIGVLAIGLVAATAAAVAVAMKLLVPGFGWAEGFTLGAILAPTDPVAAVSIMQRFRVAPQLQAIIEGESLVNDGTGLVLYKLAVAAVVTGTFSIADGAWRLVATGTGGVLIGLAVGWLIQHVRGRIDDAPIEITLSLFTPYAAYIAAEAIGASGILAAVTVGLYLGARSEGLFSATARIEAQGFWTALTFMLESTLFLLMGLQIRDVARGIEDLDAGRVTLTVVVTLVVVLGIRIVWMFSIGPLLRRLIPGEPKEEPPRLGPGARLVAGWAGMRGAVSLAAALAIPATVDGGDPFPQRSLIVFTVFCVIVAGLLLQGSTLPALIAATGLGRDVADDAAEEARARAAAAEAALEQLDAMEDEDPQAAERLRELYEARLGHARAPADEDGDAERQHVEAFQRLREELLRSERAALHELHARGEISEDALRTVERDLDLQEARLD; the protein is encoded by the coding sequence ATGCGCTCCGCGGAGATCCTCGTCGGCCTGCTCGGGGCCGTCACCGTGCTCGCGGGCGTCGCCCGGCGGGTCGGCGTCCCGTCGCCGATCGTGCTCGTCGTCTGCGGCGCGCTCGTCGGGCTCGTGCCCGGCCTGCCCGGCGTCACGCTCGACCCCGACCTCACGTTCTTCATCTTCCTGCCGCCGCTCGTCTACGGCGCCGGCTTCACGGCGTCGCCCCGCGACCTGCGGCTCCAGGCGCGCCGGATCGGCGTCCTCGCCATCGGCCTCGTCGCGGCCACCGCGGCCGCGGTCGCCGTCGCGATGAAGCTCCTCGTCCCCGGCTTCGGCTGGGCCGAGGGCTTCACGCTCGGCGCGATCCTGGCGCCCACCGACCCGGTCGCGGCCGTCTCGATCATGCAGCGCTTCCGCGTCGCGCCCCAGCTGCAGGCGATCATCGAGGGCGAGTCGCTGGTCAACGACGGCACCGGCCTCGTCCTCTACAAGCTCGCCGTCGCGGCGGTCGTCACCGGCACCTTCAGCATCGCCGACGGCGCGTGGCGCCTGGTCGCGACCGGCACCGGCGGCGTGCTGATCGGCCTCGCCGTCGGCTGGCTGATCCAGCACGTGCGCGGCCGGATCGACGACGCGCCGATCGAGATCACCCTGTCGCTCTTCACGCCGTATGCCGCCTACATCGCGGCCGAGGCGATCGGCGCGTCCGGGATCCTCGCCGCGGTCACCGTCGGCCTCTACCTCGGCGCGCGCAGCGAGGGCCTGTTCAGCGCGACCGCCCGGATCGAGGCCCAGGGCTTCTGGACCGCGTTGACCTTCATGTTGGAGTCGACGCTCTTCTTGTTGATGGGGTTGCAGATCCGCGACGTCGCGAGGGGCATCGAGGACCTCGACGCCGGCCGCGTCACGCTGACGGTCGTGGTCACGCTGGTGGTCGTCCTCGGCATCCGGATCGTCTGGATGTTCAGCATCGGCCCGCTGCTGCGCAGGCTGATCCCCGGCGAGCCCAAGGAGGAGCCGCCGCGCCTGGGCCCGGGCGCGCGCCTGGTCGCCGGCTGGGCCGGGATGCGCGGCGCGGTGTCGCTGGCCGCGGCGCTCGCGATCCCGGCGACCGTCGACGGCGGCGACCCGTTCCCGCAGCGCTCGCTGATCGTCTTCACGGTCTTCTGCGTGATCGTCGCCGGGCTGCTGCTCCAGGGCTCGACGCTGCCCGCGCTGATCGCCGCGACCGGCCTGGGCCGCGACGTCGCCGACGACGCCGCCGAGGAGGCGCGCGCCCGCGCGGCGGCGGCCGAGGCCGCGCTGGAGCAGCTCGACGCGATGGAGGACGAGGACCCGCAGGCGGCCGAGCGCCTGCGCGAGCTCTACGAGGCGCGCCTCGGCCACGCCCGCGCGCCCGCCGACGAGGACGGCGACGCGGAACGCCAGCACGTCGAGGCCTTCCAGCGCCTGCGCGAGGAGCTGCTGCGCTCCGAGCGCGCGGCCCTGCACGAGCTCCACGCCCGCGGCGAGATCTCGGAAGATGCGCTGAGAACGGTGGAGCGCGACCTCGATCTCCAGGAGGCACGCCTGGATTGA
- a CDS encoding aldo/keto reductase, translating to MTAISTTLRLADRDVPRMGLGTNRLTPEHAGFIREAVDAGLRHIDTAHLYTGGESERTIGASGVAGRDDLVIATKGGYRAGEGRPEVLRSQLEQSLASLRVDAIDLYYLHRVDPETPFEETLGALAEELSRGTILAVGLSDVTVEQIEHARTILPVTAVQNHYNLAERGYDDVIDHCAAEDIVFVPYFPLKGGSAAVEEIAKRHGVGTNAVKLAWLLHRSPTVLPIPGTLSLDHLRENLAALELELSAEELEALS from the coding sequence ATGACCGCGATCTCCACCACGCTTCGCCTCGCCGACCGCGACGTCCCCCGGATGGGCTTGGGGACCAACCGCCTGACGCCCGAGCACGCGGGCTTCATCCGGGAGGCCGTGGACGCGGGGCTGCGGCACATCGACACCGCGCACCTGTACACCGGTGGCGAGAGCGAGCGGACGATCGGGGCGTCCGGCGTCGCGGGTCGCGACGATCTCGTGATCGCCACGAAGGGCGGCTACCGGGCCGGCGAGGGCCGCCCGGAGGTGCTGCGCAGCCAGCTCGAGCAGTCGCTGGCGTCGTTGAGGGTCGACGCGATCGACCTGTACTACTTGCATCGCGTCGATCCGGAGACGCCGTTCGAGGAGACCCTCGGCGCGCTCGCCGAGGAGCTGTCGCGCGGGACGATCCTCGCGGTCGGCCTCTCCGACGTGACCGTCGAGCAGATCGAGCACGCCCGCACGATCCTCCCGGTCACCGCCGTCCAGAACCACTACAACTTGGCCGAGCGCGGCTACGACGACGTCATCGACCACTGCGCGGCCGAGGACATCGTGTTCGTCCCCTACTTCCCGCTGAAGGGCGGCTCGGCCGCGGTGGAGGAGATCGCCAAGCGCCACGGCGTGGGCACGAACGCGGTGAAGCTCGCGTGGCTGCTGCACCGGTCGCCGACCGTGCTCCCGATCCCCGGCACCCTCTCCCTCGACCACCTGCGCGAGAACCTCGCGGCGCTGGAGCTGGAGCTCAGCGCGGAGGAGCTTGAAGCGCTGAGCTAG
- the purS gene encoding phosphoribosylformylglycinamidine synthase subunit PurS, with translation MRARVLIRPKAGILDPQGVAVERALPALGFAGVANVHVGRLVELDVEDAAQLDDMCRKLLANPLIEDYEIQTVSA, from the coding sequence ATGAGAGCGCGTGTGCTGATCCGCCCGAAGGCTGGGATCCTGGACCCGCAGGGTGTCGCGGTCGAGCGCGCCCTGCCTGCTTTGGGCTTCGCGGGCGTCGCGAACGTGCACGTTGGCCGGCTGGTCGAGCTGGACGTCGAGGACGCCGCGCAGCTGGACGACATGTGCCGCAAGCTGCTGGCCAACCCGCTGATCGAGGACTACGAGATCCAGACGGTGTCCGCGTGA
- a CDS encoding TetR/AcrR family transcriptional regulator: protein MSSTTPSTPLPLRADARRNRELILEAARDAFAEGGMDVGVEEIARRAGVGKATFFRRFPTKEALVVAVFEGFIEEVIAAVDVALLETECPLAPLRAFLRHSMESQAKNKAFFEAVATRFVPPPELTDRVMEAVERVMAPAVAAGVLREGIEPGDVSTATKMLGAAIRPMDGLLLPEPAWDRYLDVIIRGLAKAEGARDEPMHGIAADPCTMVREFSAKSA, encoded by the coding sequence ATGTCCTCCACCACGCCTTCGACTCCGCTGCCCCTTCGCGCCGACGCACGCCGCAACCGCGAGCTGATCCTCGAGGCCGCGCGCGACGCGTTCGCCGAGGGCGGGATGGACGTCGGCGTCGAGGAGATCGCCCGCCGCGCGGGCGTCGGCAAGGCGACGTTCTTCCGGCGCTTCCCGACCAAGGAGGCGCTGGTCGTCGCGGTCTTCGAGGGCTTCATCGAGGAGGTCATCGCCGCGGTCGACGTCGCGCTGCTGGAGACCGAGTGCCCGCTCGCGCCGCTGCGCGCGTTCCTGCGCCACTCGATGGAGTCGCAGGCGAAGAACAAGGCGTTCTTCGAGGCGGTCGCGACGCGCTTCGTCCCGCCGCCGGAGCTGACCGACCGCGTGATGGAGGCGGTCGAGCGCGTCATGGCGCCGGCCGTCGCGGCGGGCGTCCTGCGCGAGGGCATCGAGCCGGGCGACGTCTCGACGGCGACGAAGATGCTCGGCGCCGCGATCCGGCCGATGGACGGCCTGCTGCTGCCCGAGCCCGCGTGGGACCGGTACCTCGACGTGATCATCCGCGGCCTGGCGAAGGCCGAGGGCGCGCGCGACGAGCCGATGCACGGCATCGCCGCGGATCCGTGCACGATGGTGCGCGAGTTCTCCGCGAAGTCCGCTTAA
- the purF gene encoding amidophosphoribosyltransferase, with translation MTELNTDLDERDGPRDECGVFGIYAPEHDVARMAYFALYALQHRGQESAGIAAADHGGYIITQRALGLVNQVFKEHDLRALAGDLAIGHVRYSTTGSNEWENSQPVHRSAGAGGNHRELALAHNGNLINAVELHAELRAQGVQFSSTSDSEIIAALISTHPAEKIEDAVAAVLPRLKGAFSTVVMTKDKVVAFRDPAGLRPLAIGQLEDRYCVASESCAFDIIGAKLLRDVLPGEMITLSDKGIATKQVVSGEREAFCVFEYIYFARPDSRMNGQLLQAARGRMGEILAREAPAPNADLVIAVPDSGNPAARGFARAAGLPQDDGLIKNRYVARTFIQPGQELRKHGLRMKFNPLPEIVGGKRIVVVDDSIVRGNTTRQIVQMLRDAGALEVHMRISAPPIKHPCFYGIDMSKREEMIAHNRTPEQIAEELGVDSLAYLSLEGVYEAVRGDRANHCDACFSGEYPLPGTEDGQSKDAFELPLARIAAV, from the coding sequence ATGACCGAGCTGAACACCGATCTCGACGAGCGCGACGGCCCGCGCGACGAGTGCGGCGTCTTTGGGATCTACGCTCCCGAGCACGACGTCGCCCGCATGGCGTACTTCGCCCTCTACGCGCTGCAGCACCGCGGTCAGGAGTCGGCGGGCATCGCCGCCGCCGACCACGGCGGCTACATCATCACCCAGCGCGCGCTGGGCCTGGTCAACCAGGTCTTCAAGGAGCACGACCTCCGTGCCCTCGCCGGCGACCTGGCGATCGGCCACGTCCGCTACTCCACGACCGGCTCCAACGAGTGGGAGAACTCGCAGCCCGTGCACCGCAGCGCGGGCGCGGGGGGCAACCACCGCGAGCTGGCGCTGGCGCACAACGGCAACCTGATCAACGCGGTCGAGCTCCACGCCGAGCTGCGCGCCCAGGGCGTGCAGTTCTCCTCGACCAGCGACTCCGAGATCATCGCCGCGCTGATCTCCACGCATCCCGCGGAGAAGATCGAGGACGCCGTCGCCGCCGTCCTGCCGCGCCTGAAGGGCGCGTTCTCGACGGTCGTGATGACCAAGGACAAGGTCGTCGCCTTCCGCGACCCGGCCGGCCTGCGCCCGCTGGCGATCGGCCAGCTCGAGGACCGCTACTGCGTCGCCTCCGAGTCGTGCGCGTTCGACATCATCGGCGCCAAGCTGCTCCGCGACGTCCTCCCCGGCGAGATGATCACGCTCTCCGACAAGGGCATCGCGACCAAGCAGGTCGTCTCCGGCGAGCGCGAGGCGTTCTGCGTCTTCGAGTACATCTACTTCGCGCGCCCCGACTCGCGCATGAACGGCCAGCTGCTGCAGGCCGCGCGCGGCCGGATGGGCGAGATCCTCGCCCGCGAGGCCCCGGCGCCCAACGCCGACCTCGTCATCGCCGTGCCGGACTCCGGCAATCCCGCCGCCCGCGGCTTCGCCCGCGCCGCCGGCCTGCCGCAGGACGACGGCCTGATCAAGAACCGCTACGTCGCGCGCACGTTCATCCAGCCCGGCCAGGAGCTGCGCAAGCACGGCCTGCGGATGAAGTTCAACCCGCTGCCGGAGATCGTCGGCGGCAAGCGGATCGTCGTCGTCGACGACTCGATCGTCCGCGGCAACACGACGCGCCAGATCGTCCAGATGCTCCGCGATGCCGGCGCGCTGGAGGTCCACATGCGGATCTCCGCCCCGCCGATCAAGCACCCGTGCTTCTACGGCATCGACATGAGCAAGCGCGAGGAGATGATCGCGCACAACCGGACGCCCGAGCAGATCGCCGAGGAGCTCGGCGTCGACTCGCTGGCGTACCTGTCGCTCGAAGGCGTCTACGAGGCCGTGCGCGGCGACCGCGCCAACCACTGCGACGCGTGCTTCTCCGGCGAGTACCCGCTGCCGGGCACCGAGGACGGCCAGTCCAAGGACGCGTTCGAGCTGCCGCTCGCGCGCATCGCCGCGGTCTAG
- the purL gene encoding phosphoribosylformylglycinamidine synthase subunit PurL — protein sequence MSPSPEAAASSDAPGVEHAVALGLTRDEYKMVCDELGGREPNQVELAMFSLLWSEHCAYKHSKKLLRTLPTEGPAVVMGPGENAGAVDVGDGWAVAFKVESHNHPSAVEPFQGAATGVGGILRDIFALGARPIAVLDSLRFGEPTSERSRYLLDRAVAGIGHYGNSIGVPTVGGEVVFEAPYETNCLVNAMAIGLARTDDMVRSAAAGVGNVLVLFGASTGRDGIGGASVLASTELDVDDDSKRPSVQVGDPFEESKLLECSLELLASGLLVALQDLGAAGLTSAASEMAARGEVGLDLDVAKVPLREADMEPFEIMVSESQERMLCVCEPAKVADVLALCEKWEVNGTAIGVVTEGNRFRILRGEEVVGDMPVTGLVDDAPLYDLAPEKPASPIYATPAAVLGFEADVQETLIALLSSPNLSSRRPLFEQYDSIVQSRTVRRPEDSDAAVLWLHDMGDGAPAIATSIDGNGRRVAADPYWGTIGNALECAANLAAVGAQPLGTTNNLNFGNPEKPHIAWQLTEAVRGLGEACRALEAPIVGGNVSLYNENADGPIYPTPVVGMVGILPDPERATTIAFKNEGDTIALVGYSLDDPSLDASELSKLRGEALPDGLPPIDIPSVVKTLDTIRAAARAGSLSSIHDISEGGLLIAIAESALSGSLGASLDLGDVDDVWASLFGERSGGFLISGPRSAIDALVTSGVPVTPLGTVGSANLTVSLSSITESWPLASLREATSALAPLFP from the coding sequence GTGTCGCCGTCGCCTGAGGCCGCCGCTTCCTCGGACGCGCCGGGCGTCGAGCACGCCGTCGCGCTGGGGCTGACGCGCGACGAGTACAAGATGGTCTGCGACGAGCTGGGCGGGCGCGAGCCCAACCAGGTCGAGCTCGCGATGTTCTCGCTGCTGTGGAGCGAGCACTGCGCCTACAAGCACTCCAAGAAGCTCCTGCGCACGCTGCCGACGGAGGGCCCGGCTGTGGTCATGGGGCCGGGCGAGAACGCCGGCGCCGTCGATGTCGGTGATGGCTGGGCGGTCGCGTTCAAGGTCGAGTCGCACAACCACCCCAGCGCCGTCGAGCCGTTCCAGGGCGCGGCGACGGGCGTCGGCGGGATCCTGCGCGACATCTTCGCCTTGGGCGCGCGTCCCATCGCCGTTCTCGATTCCCTGCGCTTCGGCGAGCCGACGTCCGAGCGCTCGCGGTACCTGCTGGACCGCGCCGTGGCCGGGATCGGGCACTACGGCAACTCGATCGGCGTGCCGACCGTGGGCGGCGAGGTCGTCTTCGAGGCGCCGTACGAGACCAACTGCCTGGTCAACGCGATGGCGATCGGGCTGGCGCGGACCGACGACATGGTCCGCTCCGCGGCGGCCGGTGTTGGCAATGTCCTTGTGTTGTTCGGCGCGTCCACGGGGCGCGACGGGATCGGCGGCGCTTCGGTGCTGGCCTCGACCGAGCTGGACGTCGATGACGACTCCAAGCGTCCGTCCGTGCAGGTCGGTGACCCGTTCGAGGAGTCGAAGCTGCTGGAGTGCTCGCTGGAGCTGCTGGCCTCCGGGTTGTTGGTGGCCTTGCAGGACCTGGGCGCTGCCGGCCTGACGTCGGCCGCTTCCGAGATGGCCGCGAGGGGCGAGGTCGGGCTGGATCTCGACGTCGCGAAGGTCCCGCTGCGCGAGGCCGACATGGAGCCGTTCGAGATCATGGTGTCGGAGTCGCAGGAGCGGATGCTCTGCGTCTGCGAGCCTGCGAAGGTCGCCGACGTGCTGGCGCTCTGCGAGAAGTGGGAGGTCAACGGGACCGCGATCGGCGTGGTCACCGAGGGCAATCGCTTCCGGATCCTGCGTGGTGAGGAAGTCGTCGGAGACATGCCGGTCACCGGCTTGGTCGACGACGCGCCGCTGTACGACCTGGCGCCGGAGAAGCCGGCGTCGCCGATCTACGCGACGCCTGCGGCGGTCCTCGGGTTCGAGGCCGACGTGCAGGAGACGCTGATCGCGCTGCTGTCCTCGCCGAACCTCTCGTCGCGCCGGCCGCTGTTCGAGCAGTACGACTCGATCGTGCAGTCCCGGACCGTGCGCCGTCCCGAGGACTCGGACGCCGCGGTGCTCTGGCTGCACGACATGGGCGACGGCGCGCCGGCGATCGCGACGTCGATCGACGGCAACGGCCGCCGTGTCGCCGCCGACCCCTACTGGGGCACGATCGGCAACGCGCTGGAGTGCGCGGCGAACCTCGCCGCGGTCGGCGCCCAGCCGCTGGGGACGACCAACAACCTCAACTTCGGCAACCCCGAGAAGCCGCACATCGCCTGGCAGTTGACCGAGGCCGTCCGCGGCCTCGGCGAGGCCTGCCGCGCGCTGGAGGCGCCGATCGTCGGCGGCAACGTGTCGCTGTACAACGAGAACGCGGACGGCCCGATCTACCCGACGCCCGTCGTCGGCATGGTCGGCATCCTGCCCGACCCGGAGCGCGCGACGACCATCGCCTTCAAGAACGAAGGCGACACGATCGCGCTGGTCGGCTACTCGCTGGACGACCCGTCCCTGGACGCGTCGGAGCTGTCGAAGCTCCGCGGCGAGGCGCTGCCGGACGGCCTGCCGCCGATCGACATCCCGTCGGTGGTGAAGACCCTCGACACGATCCGGGCAGCGGCGCGCGCGGGCTCGCTGTCCTCGATCCACGACATCTCCGAAGGCGGCCTCCTGATCGCCATCGCGGAGTCCGCCCTGTCCGGCTCGCTCGGAGCCTCCCTGGACCTCGGCGACGTCGATGACGTCTGGGCCTCGCTCTTCGGCGAACGTTCCGGCGGCTTCCTCATCTCGGGCCCCCGCTCCGCCATCGACGCCCTCGTCACCTCCGGAGTCCCCGTGACCCCCCTCGGCACCGTCGGCAGCGCCAACCTCACAGTGTCGCTGTCCTCGATCACCGAGTCCTGGCCCCTCGCATCTCTCCGCGAAGCCACCTCAGCGCTAGCCCCCCTCTTCCCCTAG
- a CDS encoding phosphoribosylaminoimidazolesuccinocarboxamide synthase: MTSAADLDLPLVASGKVREIYALEDDRLLLVASDRISTYDVVHPNGIPDKGKVLTGISVFWFNKTGHIVPNHYISATEGVPDAVRGRAMAVQRLEMLPIECVVRGYITGSGWKDYSASGSVSGIELPPGLRESQQLPTPIFTPSTKAELGDHDEAISFERAVEVLGDASLAGRLRDVSIELYAFAAGLARERGVILADTKFEFGLDADGGLVLADEALTPDSSRYWPLDGYEPGHGQPSFDKQFVRDWAAGTGWDKSPPAPEVPKDVVVETRAKYVEAYESVTGESFGSWLSRTAAS; the protein is encoded by the coding sequence GTGACGTCCGCCGCCGACCTCGACCTCCCGCTCGTCGCGAGCGGCAAGGTGCGGGAGATCTACGCGCTGGAGGACGACCGGCTGCTGCTGGTCGCCTCCGACCGCATCTCGACCTATGACGTCGTGCACCCGAACGGCATCCCGGACAAGGGCAAGGTCCTGACGGGGATCTCGGTCTTCTGGTTCAACAAGACCGGGCACATCGTGCCCAACCACTACATCTCGGCCACCGAGGGTGTCCCGGATGCGGTGCGCGGCCGCGCGATGGCGGTGCAGAGGCTGGAGATGCTGCCGATCGAGTGCGTCGTGCGCGGCTACATCACGGGGTCGGGCTGGAAGGACTACTCGGCGTCCGGCAGCGTGTCCGGGATCGAGCTGCCGCCGGGGCTGCGCGAGTCCCAGCAGCTGCCGACGCCGATCTTCACGCCGTCGACCAAGGCCGAGCTGGGCGACCACGACGAGGCGATCTCGTTCGAGCGTGCGGTCGAGGTGCTGGGCGATGCGTCTTTGGCGGGGCGCCTGCGCGACGTGTCGATCGAGTTGTACGCCTTCGCGGCGGGGCTCGCGCGCGAGCGCGGCGTGATCCTGGCCGACACGAAGTTCGAGTTCGGGCTGGACGCGGACGGTGGGTTGGTGTTGGCCGACGAGGCGCTGACGCCGGACTCGTCGCGGTACTGGCCGCTCGACGGCTACGAGCCCGGGCACGGGCAGCCGTCGTTCGACAAGCAGTTCGTCCGTGACTGGGCGGCAGGGACAGGGTGGGACAAGAGCCCACCGGCACCGGAGGTACCAAAGGACGTGGTGGTGGAGACGCGCGCGAAGTACGTCGAGGCGTACGAGTCGGTCACAGGCGAGTCGTTCGGCTCCTGGCTCTCGCGGACGGCAGCGTCATGA
- a CDS encoding putative toxin-antitoxin system toxin component, PIN family has protein sequence MIRAVVDPGVFISAFIGSATGAPSQLVQALLAGEFELLAAPMLFDELAGVLSREKFAAAAADGRGAIYVEILSASATMLDNPEVVEGATRDPDDDYLIALARAAGADMMVSVDKDLLVESSETLPVLNPRQFLAELTAGASEEQ, from the coding sequence GTGATCCGCGCGGTCGTCGACCCGGGCGTCTTCATCTCGGCGTTCATCGGCAGCGCAACCGGCGCGCCATCGCAGCTCGTCCAGGCACTGCTCGCGGGCGAGTTCGAGCTGCTCGCGGCGCCGATGCTCTTCGACGAGCTGGCCGGCGTCCTGTCGCGCGAGAAGTTCGCCGCAGCGGCGGCCGACGGACGTGGCGCGATCTACGTCGAGATCCTCAGCGCGTCGGCGACGATGCTCGACAATCCCGAAGTCGTCGAAGGCGCGACACGAGATCCGGACGACGACTACCTCATCGCACTCGCCCGAGCCGCGGGCGCCGACATGATGGTGTCGGTCGACAAGGACTTGTTGGTGGAGTCGTCCGAGACGCTGCCGGTCCTGAACCCGCGTCAGTTCCTTGCGGAACTGACGGCGGGCGCATCAGAAGAACAATAA
- the purQ gene encoding phosphoribosylformylglycinamidine synthase subunit PurQ: MKLGVVTFPGTCDDADARLAVAKVAEPVALWHGDADLHGVDGVVIPGGFSYGDYLRAGSIARFSPVMESVIAFAQAGGPVLGICNGFQILCEAGLLPGALLPNKDLRFVCRQVDLVVQTTGTPFTSTCAVGDVLSIPAKHQNGCFYGDVPASQVVLRYADGHNFNGSQDDVAGVVNEQGNVMGLMPHPEHAVDVLTGGSADGLKLFEGMTRVAVA, translated from the coding sequence GTGAAGCTCGGCGTCGTCACGTTCCCGGGGACCTGCGACGACGCGGACGCGCGGTTGGCGGTCGCGAAGGTCGCCGAGCCGGTGGCGCTGTGGCACGGCGACGCGGATCTGCACGGCGTCGACGGCGTCGTCATCCCGGGCGGGTTCTCGTACGGCGACTACCTGCGCGCGGGGTCGATCGCGCGGTTCTCGCCGGTGATGGAGTCGGTGATCGCGTTCGCGCAGGCCGGCGGTCCTGTCTTGGGGATCTGCAACGGGTTCCAGATCCTGTGCGAGGCGGGGCTGCTTCCGGGCGCGCTGCTGCCGAACAAGGACCTGCGGTTCGTGTGCCGCCAGGTCGACCTGGTGGTGCAGACGACCGGCACGCCGTTCACCTCGACGTGTGCCGTCGGTGACGTGCTGTCGATCCCGGCCAAGCACCAGAACGGCTGCTTCTACGGCGACGTCCCCGCTTCGCAGGTGGTCCTGCGCTACGCGGACGGCCACAACTTCAACGGCTCGCAGGACGACGTCGCGGGCGTCGTCAACGAGCAAGGCAATGTGATGGGCTTGATGCCGCATCCCGAGCACGCGGTGGACGTGCTGACCGGCGGCTCGGCCGACGGCCTGAAGCTCTTCGAGGGGATGACCCGTGTCGCCGTCGCCTGA
- a CDS encoding MFS transporter, giving the protein MTDLSSPATTRHVTEDSPVARHWAVTVVVVCLAQFMVILDATITNVALPSIQSDLHFSPADLQWVVNAYLLVFGGFLLLGGRAGDLLGRRRLFVIGITIFTFASLLDGLATSPGFLVGARALQGLGAALVSPAALSIITTTVPEGPDRAKALGAFAAISGGGGAVGLLLGGLLTDALSWQWVFFVNVPVGLATLALALRYVPESKAEDTEGGFDLVGATLVTSGLVVLTYAIVKAQDFGWGSAKTLGLGAVAIGLLGAFTWTQRIFKHPLIKLSIFRKRTLTTANFVTLFLLSGMQAFFFFGSLYFQQIKGFNALESGLAFVPMTLGIIAGSVSSQKLMARFGVKAVLLGGMMLGAAGMLWTVQLTPDSSYWVGFLPGIALLALGIGHAFVPLTLIATGGVAPDESGLASGLFNTSQQVGGALGLAVLSTFANSATDSFHGAHEDALVHGYTTAFGIGAALLALAAVVTWVTLRSGEANESAASAEGVEALVAA; this is encoded by the coding sequence ATGACCGACCTCTCCTCCCCCGCAACAACGCGCCACGTGACCGAGGACTCCCCGGTCGCGCGCCACTGGGCCGTCACGGTCGTCGTGGTCTGCCTCGCGCAGTTCATGGTGATCCTGGACGCGACGATCACGAACGTCGCGCTCCCGTCGATCCAGTCCGACCTCCACTTCTCGCCCGCCGACTTGCAGTGGGTCGTCAACGCCTACCTGCTGGTCTTCGGCGGCTTCCTGCTCCTCGGCGGCCGCGCCGGCGACCTGCTCGGCCGGCGCAGGCTGTTCGTCATCGGCATCACGATCTTCACCTTCGCCTCGCTGCTCGACGGCCTGGCGACCTCGCCGGGCTTCCTCGTCGGCGCTCGCGCGCTGCAGGGTCTCGGTGCCGCGCTCGTCTCCCCCGCCGCGCTGTCGATCATCACGACGACGGTCCCGGAAGGCCCGGACCGCGCGAAGGCGCTCGGCGCGTTCGCCGCGATCTCCGGCGGCGGCGGCGCCGTCGGCCTGCTGCTCGGCGGCCTGCTGACCGACGCCCTCTCGTGGCAGTGGGTCTTCTTCGTCAACGTCCCGGTCGGCCTCGCGACCCTGGCGCTCGCGCTGCGGTACGTGCCGGAGTCCAAGGCCGAGGACACCGAAGGCGGCTTCGACCTCGTCGGCGCGACGCTCGTCACGTCCGGCCTGGTCGTCCTGACCTACGCGATCGTCAAGGCCCAGGACTTCGGCTGGGGCAGCGCCAAGACGCTCGGCCTCGGTGCCGTGGCGATCGGCCTGCTCGGCGCGTTCACCTGGACCCAGAGGATCTTCAAGCACCCGCTGATCAAGTTGTCCATCTTCAGGAAGCGCACGCTGACGACGGCCAACTTCGTGACGCTGTTCCTGCTCTCCGGCATGCAGGCGTTCTTCTTCTTCGGCTCGCTGTACTTCCAGCAGATCAAGGGCTTCAACGCCCTGGAGTCCGGCCTCGCGTTCGTCCCGATGACGCTCGGGATCATCGCCGGCTCGGTGAGCTCGCAGAAGCTGATGGCCCGCTTCGGCGTCAAGGCCGTGCTGCTCGGCGGCATGATGCTGGGCGCAGCCGGGATGCTCTGGACGGTCCAGCTGACGCCGGACTCCAGCTACTGGGTCGGCTTCCTGCCCGGGATCGCGCTGCTGGCGCTCGGCATCGGCCACGCGTTCGTGCCGCTGACGCTGATCGCCACCGGTGGCGTGGCGCCCGACGAGTCGGGCCTGGCGTCCGGGCTGTTCAACACGAGCCAGCAGGTCGGCGGCGCGCTGGGCCTGGCCGTGCTGTCGACGTTCGCGAACTCCGCGACCGACAGCTTCCACGGCGCCCACGAGGACGCGCTGGTGCACGGCTACACGACGGCCTTCGGGATCGGCGCGGCGCTGCTCGCGCTGGCCGCGGTGGTCACGTGGGTCACGCTGCGCTCCGGCGAGGCCAACGAGTCGGCCGCGTCGGCCGAAGGAGTGGAGGCGCTCGTCGCGGCCTAG